One Cucumis sativus cultivar 9930 chromosome 1, Cucumber_9930_V3, whole genome shotgun sequence DNA segment encodes these proteins:
- the ABC1 gene encoding UPF0051 protein ABCI8, chloroplastic has translation MASLLANGISRFPHNPTWELHKDAIPKLHSPRIANLKISKSKPFRVRADVGYDPKTANSGPISQGKSSPSSTTTDEKIQDILRNRDYDRKFGFTVDIDSFSIPKGLSKETIRLISSLKEEPDWMLEFRLNAFEKFLKMKEPTWSDNRYPPIDFQDVCYYSAPKKKPTLNSLDEADPELLMYFDRLGVPLNERNRLANVAVDAVLDSVSIATTHRKTLEKAGVIFCSISEAIKEYPDLVRKYLGRVVPSEDNFYAALNSAVFSDGSFCYIPKDTKCPMQISTYFRINALETGQFERTLIVADDRSFVEYLEGCTAPSYDRNQLHAAVVELYCAEGAQIKYSTVQNWYAGDEEGKGGVYNFVTKRGLCAGDRSKISWTQVETGSAITWKYPSVVLEGDDTVGEFYSVALTNNYQQADTGTKMIHKGKNTRSRIISKGISAGNSRNCYRGLVQVQSKADNAKNSSQCDSMLIGDNAAANTYPYIQVKNPTARIEHEASTSKIGEDQLFYFQQRGIDYEKAMAAMISGFCRDVFNELPDEFGAEVNQLMSLKLEGSVG, from the exons ATGGCTTCTCTCTTAGCTAATGGAATTTCACGCTTTCCTCATAACCCCACTTGGGAATTACATAAAGACGCAATCCCAAAGCTTCACAGTCCCAGAATCGCTAACCTGAAGATTTCCAAGTCGAAGCCTTTCAGGGTCCGAGCAGATGTTGGATACGATCCCAAAACTGCCAACTCCGGTCCGATTTCTCAAGGTAAGTCTTCTCCGTCTTCTACCACTACTGATGAGAAAATTCAGGATATTCTTCGTAATCGCGATTACGATAGGAAATTTGGGTTTACTGTGGACATCGATTCGTTTTCAATCCCAAAAGGGCTTTCCAAGGAAACAATTCGATTGATTTCGTCCCTAAAAGAAGAACCCGATTGGATGCTTGAGTTTCGGTTGAATGCTTTTGAGAAATTCTTGAAGATGAAAGAACCCACGTGGTCTGATAATCGATACCCACCGATTGATTTTCAAgatgtttgttattattctgCCCCTAAGAAGAAACCCACTTTGAATAGCCTTGATGAGGCGGACCCGGAGCTGCTTATGTATTTTGATAGGCTTGGGGTTCCATTAAATGAACGCAACCGTCTAGCTAATGTTGCGGTTGATGCTGTTCTAGATAGTGTTTCAATTGCTACTACTCATAGGAAGACGCTGGAAAAAGCAGGTGTAATTTTCTGTTCGATATCAGAGGCAATTAAGGAATATCCTGATTTAGTTAGAAAGTACTTGGGGAGAGTTGTGCCGAGCGAGGACAACTTTTATGCTGCATTGAACTCGGCGGTGTTCAGTGATGGATCGTTTTGTTATATACCCAAGGACACAAAGTGTCCGATGCAGATTTCCACTTATTTCCGAATCAATGCTTTGGAAACTGGACAATTTGAGAGAACTTTGATTGTTGCTGATGACAGGAGTTTTGTAGAGTATTTGGAGGGATGTACAGCGCCTTCCTATGATAGAAATCAGCTTCATGCTGCGGTGGTTGAATTGTATTGTGCTGAAGGAGCACAGATTAAGTACTCCACTGTTCAGAACTGGTATGCTGGTGACGAAGAAGGAAAGGGAGGGGTgtataattttgtaacaaaGCGTGGCCTGTGTGCTGGGGATCGTTCTAAGATATCTTGGACACAAGTTGAAACAGGTTCTGCGATTACTTGGAAGTATCCCAGTGTTGTTTTGGAGGGAGATGATACTGTTGGTGAGTTCTATTCAGTAGCACTGACGAATAATTATCAACAAGCAGACACGGGTACAAAGATGATTCATAAAGGAAAGAATACAAGAAGTAGAATTATCTCAAAAGGAATTTCTGCTGGAAACTCAAGGAACTGTTACAGGGGGCTTGTTCAGGTTCAATCCAAAGCAGACAATGCTAAAAACTCATCACAATGTGATTCAATGCTCATTGGCGACAATGCTGCTGCCAACACTTATCCATACATCCAG GTGAAGAATCCCACAGCTCGCATTGAACATGAAGCCAGTACCTCCAAGATTGGTGAAGATcagttgttttattttcagcAGAGAGGAATAGACTATGAGAAGGCCATGGCTGCCATGATATCTGGATTCTGTCGTGATGTCTTCAACGAGCTACCTGATGAATTTGGTGCCGAGGTGAACCAACTCATGAGCTTGAAACTTGAAGGATCAGTGGGTTAG
- the LOC101213293 gene encoding polyadenylate-binding protein RBP45 isoform X1 — protein sequence MQPAPGVAPHNMPHQAPQYQQQQPPYMMMPPQPPQPQPVPQMWPQQPQAGSPQGQPPQSANGDEVRTLWIGDLQYWMDENYIFNCFAHTGEVSSVKVIRNKQTGQSEGYGFIEFLTRPAAERVLQTYNGTAMPNGAQNFRLNWASAGEKRQDDSPDYTIFVGDLAGDVTDYVLQETFRARYNSVKGAKVVIDRLTGRTKGYGFVKFGDESEQMRAMTEMNGVHCSSRPMRIGPAANKNTSGGQQFSKTSYQNPQGAQNENDPNNTTIFVGNLDANVTDEHLRQVFGQYGELVHVKIPVGKRCGFVQFADRNCAEEALRVLNGTQIGGQNIRLSWGRSPSNKQPQADPNQWNGGGYYGYGQGYENYSYAPAPQDPNMFYSGYGGYGNYQQPPPQQPQQQQQGGYM from the exons ATGCAGCCTGCACCTGGTGTTGCCCCTCACAACATGCCTCACCAGGCCCCTCAGTACCAACAACAGCAACCTCCTTACATGATGATGCCCCCTCAGCCGCCCCAACCTCAGCCTGTTCCTCAGATGTGGCCTCAGCAGCCACAGGCCGGTTCCCCACAGGGCCAACCCCCTCAGTCTGCCAACGGGGATGAGGTTCGTACCCTCTGGATCGGAGACTTGCAGTACTGGATGGACGAGAACTATATCTTTAATTGTTTTGCTCATACTGGCGAG GTTTCCTCTGTGAAAGTGATTCGGAACAAGCAAACCGGCCAGTCCGAGGGTTACGGTTTTATTGAGTTTTTAACTCGTCCAGCTGCAGAAAGAGTACTTCAAACTTATAATGGCACCGCCATGCCCAATGGGgctcaaaattttagattgaaCTGGGCATCAGCAGGGGAGAAGCGACAAGATGACTCTCCTGATTACACTATTTTTGTGGGAGATTTGGCTGGTGATGTTACTGATTATGTGCTACAAGAAACATTTAGGGCACGCTATAACTCAGTTAAGGGCGCTAAAGTTGTGATTGATAGGCTCACTGGACGCACTAAGGGTTATGGATTTGTTAAGTTTGGGGACGAGTCTGAACAAATGCGAGCAATGACTGAGATGAACGGTGTTCACTGTTCATCCAGACCCATGCGAATCGGACCAGCAGCTAACAAGAACACTTCTGGCGGTCAGCAGTTCTCGAAAA CTTCATATCAGAATCCTCAAGGGGCTCAGAATGAGAATGATCCAAACAATACGACT ATATTTGTGGGCAATTTGGATGCTAACGTGACAGACGAACACTTGCGACAAGTATTTGGTCAATATGGGGAATTGGTGCATGTAAAGATACCTGTAGGCAAACGATGTGGTTTCGTTCAATTTGCTGACAg gAACTGTGCTGAGGAAGCGCTACGTGTGTTGAATGGAACACAAATTGGTGGACAGAACATTAGACTCTCATGGGGACGTAGTCCTTCAAATAAACAG CCACAGGCGGACCCTAACCAATGGAATGGAGGTGGCTATTACGGATATGGACAAGGATACGAAAACTATAGCTATGCCCCAGCTCCTCAGGACCCTAATATGTTCTACAGTGGCTATGGTGGGTATGGAAATTACCAGCAGCCTCCCCCACAACAAccgcagcagcagcagcaagGAGGATACATgtag
- the LOC101213293 gene encoding polyadenylate-binding protein RBP45 isoform X2, giving the protein MQPAPGVAPHNMPHQAPQYQQQQPPYMMMPPQPPQPQPVPQMWPQQPQAGSPQGQPPQSANGDEVRTLWIGDLQYWMDENYIFNCFAHTGEVSSVKVIRNKQTGQSEGYGFIEFLTRPAAERVLQTYNGTAMPNGAQNFRLNWASAGEKRQDDSPDYTIFVGDLAGDVTDYVLQETFRARYNSVKGAKVVIDRLTGRTKGYGFVKFGDESEQMRAMTEMNGVHCSSRPMRIGPAANKNTSGGQQFSKTSYQNPQGAQNENDPNNTTIFVGNLDANVTDEHLRQVFGQYGELVHVKIPVGKRCGFVQFADRNCAEEALRVLNGTQIGGQNIRLSWGRSPSNKQADPNQWNGGGYYGYGQGYENYSYAPAPQDPNMFYSGYGGYGNYQQPPPQQPQQQQQGGYM; this is encoded by the exons ATGCAGCCTGCACCTGGTGTTGCCCCTCACAACATGCCTCACCAGGCCCCTCAGTACCAACAACAGCAACCTCCTTACATGATGATGCCCCCTCAGCCGCCCCAACCTCAGCCTGTTCCTCAGATGTGGCCTCAGCAGCCACAGGCCGGTTCCCCACAGGGCCAACCCCCTCAGTCTGCCAACGGGGATGAGGTTCGTACCCTCTGGATCGGAGACTTGCAGTACTGGATGGACGAGAACTATATCTTTAATTGTTTTGCTCATACTGGCGAG GTTTCCTCTGTGAAAGTGATTCGGAACAAGCAAACCGGCCAGTCCGAGGGTTACGGTTTTATTGAGTTTTTAACTCGTCCAGCTGCAGAAAGAGTACTTCAAACTTATAATGGCACCGCCATGCCCAATGGGgctcaaaattttagattgaaCTGGGCATCAGCAGGGGAGAAGCGACAAGATGACTCTCCTGATTACACTATTTTTGTGGGAGATTTGGCTGGTGATGTTACTGATTATGTGCTACAAGAAACATTTAGGGCACGCTATAACTCAGTTAAGGGCGCTAAAGTTGTGATTGATAGGCTCACTGGACGCACTAAGGGTTATGGATTTGTTAAGTTTGGGGACGAGTCTGAACAAATGCGAGCAATGACTGAGATGAACGGTGTTCACTGTTCATCCAGACCCATGCGAATCGGACCAGCAGCTAACAAGAACACTTCTGGCGGTCAGCAGTTCTCGAAAA CTTCATATCAGAATCCTCAAGGGGCTCAGAATGAGAATGATCCAAACAATACGACT ATATTTGTGGGCAATTTGGATGCTAACGTGACAGACGAACACTTGCGACAAGTATTTGGTCAATATGGGGAATTGGTGCATGTAAAGATACCTGTAGGCAAACGATGTGGTTTCGTTCAATTTGCTGACAg gAACTGTGCTGAGGAAGCGCTACGTGTGTTGAATGGAACACAAATTGGTGGACAGAACATTAGACTCTCATGGGGACGTAGTCCTTCAAATAAACAG GCGGACCCTAACCAATGGAATGGAGGTGGCTATTACGGATATGGACAAGGATACGAAAACTATAGCTATGCCCCAGCTCCTCAGGACCCTAATATGTTCTACAGTGGCTATGGTGGGTATGGAAATTACCAGCAGCCTCCCCCACAACAAccgcagcagcagcagcaagGAGGATACATgtag